A single Bifidobacterium scardovii JCM 12489 = DSM 13734 DNA region contains:
- the lepB gene encoding signal peptidase I, producing the protein MQSTEDEHTLQVAVHAIDPTPLTNPRPEGGSAGPAANANPRRRPKHASSDAEPSDFGWRDLLVWCGVPIVIVILIRILFVGFYSIPSGSMLDTIEPGDKVITSKLTPRLFDLQRGDIVVFKDSGEWLTPEERGRFGGDYLIKRLIGLPGDVVECEGAGQPVKVNGVAIDERAYLRPGVDPSSFAFRVEVTAGHVFVMGDNRSNSSDSRYHQDDGSHGLVPVGGIVGVAIARYWPLSRISGLSGHHDVFDAVPDGSAASD; encoded by the coding sequence ATGCAGTCGACTGAGGACGAACACACCCTGCAGGTGGCGGTTCACGCCATCGATCCCACCCCGTTGACGAATCCGCGGCCCGAGGGGGGATCCGCCGGCCCGGCGGCGAACGCGAACCCCAGGCGCAGGCCGAAGCACGCCAGCAGCGACGCCGAACCGTCCGATTTCGGGTGGCGCGACCTGTTGGTCTGGTGCGGAGTCCCCATCGTCATCGTGATCCTCATCCGCATCCTGTTCGTCGGCTTCTACAGCATTCCCAGCGGTTCGATGCTCGACACCATCGAGCCGGGCGACAAGGTGATCACCAGCAAGCTCACGCCGCGCCTCTTCGACCTGCAGCGCGGGGACATCGTCGTCTTCAAGGATTCCGGGGAGTGGCTGACTCCCGAGGAGCGTGGCAGGTTCGGCGGCGACTATCTGATCAAGCGGCTGATCGGCCTGCCGGGCGACGTGGTCGAATGCGAGGGGGCCGGGCAGCCGGTCAAGGTCAACGGCGTCGCGATCGACGAGCGCGCGTATCTGCGGCCCGGGGTCGATCCGAGTTCGTTCGCGTTCCGCGTGGAGGTCACCGCCGGCCATGTGTTCGTGATGGGCGACAACCGTTCCAATTCCTCCGATTCACGGTACCATCAGGACGACGGTTCGCACGGTCTTGTGCCGGTCGGCGGGATCGTCGGCGTCGCCATCGCCCGGTATTGGCCGCTCAGCCGCATCAGCGGGCTCAGCGGCCATCATGATGTGTTCGACGCCGTGCCGGACGGCTCCGCGGCGTCCGACTGA
- a CDS encoding ribonuclease HII, with the protein MSIQEIPTLRMERELAGRGYDLVVGFDEVGRGALAGPVMVGAAAVWSADLPSLAVPEGVADSKMLTEHRREAIFEPLQAWCAASAVGQASNGEIDEWGISHALGVAALRALDDLERTLGLGVGVGLGAGAGPGTARPAAAAGHKDAPVTVAGILDGPNDYITKALNTFDAPAVPVPAHIVTQVKGDRHCATVAAAAVIAKVTRDRMMVDLAQGDPRYAPYEWERNKGYGSAAHRGAIAEFGPTPLHRVSWKLT; encoded by the coding sequence ATGTCGATACAGGAAATACCCACATTGAGGATGGAGCGCGAGTTGGCCGGGCGGGGATACGACCTCGTCGTCGGGTTCGATGAGGTCGGCCGCGGCGCGCTCGCCGGGCCCGTCATGGTCGGCGCGGCCGCGGTGTGGTCGGCCGATCTGCCCTCATTGGCGGTGCCGGAAGGGGTCGCCGATTCGAAAATGCTGACCGAGCATCGCCGCGAGGCGATATTCGAGCCCTTGCAGGCGTGGTGCGCGGCCAGCGCCGTCGGGCAGGCCAGCAACGGCGAGATCGACGAGTGGGGCATCTCCCATGCGCTCGGCGTCGCCGCCCTGCGCGCGCTGGACGATCTTGAACGGACGCTGGGGCTCGGTGTCGGTGTCGGTCTCGGTGCCGGTGCCGGCCCCGGCACGGCGCGGCCTGCAGCGGCGGCCGGGCACAAGGACGCGCCGGTGACCGTCGCCGGCATCCTCGACGGGCCCAACGACTACATCACCAAGGCGCTCAACACCTTCGACGCGCCGGCGGTGCCGGTCCCGGCCCATATTGTCACGCAGGTCAAGGGCGACCGGCACTGCGCCACCGTGGCCGCCGCGGCGGTGATCGCCAAGGTCACCAGGGACCGGATGATGGTCGATCTGGCACAGGGCGACCCGAGGTACGCCCCCTATGAGTGGGAGCGCAACAAGGGGTACGGGTCGGCCGCGCACCGCGGGGCCATCGCCGAATTCGGGCCGACCCCGCTGCACCGGGTGAGCTGGAAACTGACTTGA
- a CDS encoding DUF362 domain-containing protein — MAVTTYQTDYPMASKVYFTRDISPVGLMRVYDALGARPQGKVAVKLSTGEGGNTHYLDPNLIKDLVHRLNGTIVECNTAYAGTRDTSDRHWQTIKDHGFLDIADVDIQDEEGSIVLPVEGGRRITGDIVGSHFPNYDYYAVLSHFKGHVMGGFGGALKNISIGIASAEGKKRIHSGQDEVLDQHFSGDQDAFLEAMAEAATAVFNALQGNMLFINVMNHLSVDCDCDGNPHAPQMADIGICGSLDPVAVDQACVDMVYTAHDNNGPLIERIESRHGIHTIEHAVEMGVGSREYRLIDLD; from the coding sequence ATGGCTGTAACGACGTATCAAACCGATTATCCGATGGCGTCGAAGGTCTATTTCACGCGTGACATCAGCCCCGTCGGGCTCATGCGCGTCTATGACGCGCTCGGGGCGCGCCCCCAGGGCAAGGTGGCGGTGAAGCTCAGCACGGGTGAGGGCGGCAACACGCACTACCTCGACCCGAACCTCATCAAGGACCTCGTGCATCGCCTGAACGGCACCATCGTCGAATGCAACACGGCCTACGCCGGCACGCGCGACACCAGTGACAGACACTGGCAGACGATCAAGGACCATGGATTCCTCGACATCGCCGATGTGGACATCCAGGACGAGGAGGGCAGCATCGTGCTGCCGGTCGAGGGCGGCAGGCGCATCACCGGCGACATCGTCGGCTCCCATTTCCCGAACTACGACTACTACGCGGTGCTGTCGCACTTCAAGGGGCATGTGATGGGCGGATTCGGCGGCGCCCTGAAGAACATCTCGATCGGCATCGCCTCGGCCGAGGGCAAGAAGCGGATCCACTCCGGCCAGGACGAGGTGCTCGACCAGCATTTCTCCGGCGACCAGGACGCGTTCCTGGAGGCGATGGCCGAGGCGGCGACCGCCGTGTTCAACGCCCTGCAGGGCAACATGCTGTTCATCAACGTGATGAACCACCTGTCGGTGGACTGCGATTGCGACGGCAACCCGCATGCGCCGCAGATGGCCGACATCGGCATCTGCGGGTCGCTGGACCCGGTGGCGGTCGACCAGGCGTGCGTCGACATGGTGTACACCGCGCACGACAACAACGGGCCGCTGATCGAGCGCATCGAATCGCGCCACGGCATCCACACCATCGAACACGCCGTGGAAATGGGCGTCGGCAGCCGGGAATACCGCCTGATCGACCTGGACTGA
- a CDS encoding LacI family DNA-binding transcriptional regulator, whose translation MFEVAKLAGVSHQTVSRVINDSPDVSAATRAKVQAAIKQLDYRPSNSARALASHRSRTIGLIAGGLRFFGPISAISSIETVARSHGLFMSVMMVHEALCSQSDFEELCGTFNEQNVDAFIFLTPTDAMFEAACRTQINQPRVFVTSTHGGLSISEGLRMIRQRDRGKVSFVGIDQWGAMDEVVRLLGEYGHRRALYFAGPSEWRDSATRLDAWVKLSMAKSISSVTVRCDTWDSSEAYGRMNHLLDSIGRAGGVLPTAVVAANDSQAVGIARALHEHGVRIPQDVSLIGFDDMPAMDNMFPPLSTVRPNFEQLGIAAMRETLRLLGEGDEVAFPAAAHGVGLIPATVIPRSSLGRSARR comes from the coding sequence ATGTTCGAAGTCGCCAAATTGGCGGGGGTCAGCCATCAGACCGTCTCGCGCGTGATCAACGACTCTCCCGACGTCTCCGCCGCGACCCGGGCCAAGGTCCAGGCGGCGATCAAGCAGCTCGACTATCGTCCCAGCAACTCGGCCAGGGCGCTCGCCTCGCACCGTTCGCGCACGATCGGGCTGATCGCCGGCGGGCTGCGGTTCTTCGGCCCGATCTCCGCCATCTCCTCGATCGAGACCGTGGCGCGGTCGCACGGCCTGTTCATGTCGGTGATGATGGTGCACGAGGCGCTGTGCTCGCAGTCCGATTTCGAGGAGTTGTGCGGCACCTTCAACGAGCAGAACGTCGATGCGTTCATCTTCCTGACCCCGACCGACGCGATGTTCGAGGCCGCCTGCCGCACGCAGATCAACCAGCCGCGCGTGTTCGTCACGTCCACGCACGGCGGGCTGAGCATCAGCGAAGGGCTGCGCATGATCCGCCAGCGCGACCGCGGCAAGGTCTCGTTCGTCGGCATCGACCAGTGGGGCGCGATGGACGAGGTGGTGCGGCTGCTCGGGGAGTACGGGCACCGGCGGGCCCTGTATTTCGCCGGGCCGTCGGAATGGCGTGATTCGGCGACGCGTCTGGACGCGTGGGTCAAGCTGTCGATGGCCAAATCGATCAGCTCGGTGACGGTGCGGTGCGATACCTGGGATTCGAGCGAGGCATACGGCCGCATGAATCATCTGCTCGACTCGATCGGGAGGGCCGGAGGCGTGCTGCCGACGGCTGTGGTGGCCGCCAACGACAGCCAGGCCGTCGGCATCGCGCGGGCCCTGCACGAGCACGGCGTGCGCATCCCGCAGGACGTGAGCCTGATCGGCTTCGACGACATGCCCGCGATGGACAATATGTTCCCGCCGCTGTCCACGGTCCGGCCGAACTTCGAGCAGCTTGGCATCGCCGCGATGCGCGAGACGCTGCGTCTGCTGGGGGAGGGCGACGAGGTGGCGTTCCCGGCGGCGGCGCACGGCGTCGGGCTGATCCCCGCGACGGTGATTCCCCGTTCCTCGCTCGGGCGGTCGGCGCGCCGCTGA
- a CDS encoding ABC transporter ATP-binding protein: protein MTFTTSITKSIRAVSPGNTIIEAQHISQRFTSDNGTELTVLDDISFNLYEGEIVAILGRSGAGKSTFLRALAGLVQPTSGTVKYRGQTLNGPNPGVALVFQTFALMPWLTVQDNVELGLEARGVPRAQREKLALQAIDSIGLDGFESAYPKELSGGMRQRVGIARALVLRPDALFMDEPFSALDVLTAENLRQEVLNLWSGEQRAIKSVLIVTHNIEEAVEMADRVVVLGSHPGRLIANVRVDLPRPRDRHSVEFEAMVDKLYTILTGQEASSTAADAQATSVSGPAAPGQETASAASPAAAAAAGAADALFPASARSTAKDRPLPNATPGGLAGLLDVIAEYPKGIDLADLASDLSFEVDDLFPLVDAGTLLHVISVRDGRAHITEAGDAWHGADILRAKQVFASLTMEHVPLVRNITNALRRANDGKLRGELILDLLRSKHGDDEAHQQFAIAVEWGRYGELFDYDADDDLLTLDEAAK from the coding sequence ATGACGTTCACCACCTCAATCACCAAGTCGATCCGAGCGGTCAGCCCGGGCAACACCATCATCGAGGCGCAGCACATCAGCCAGCGCTTCACCTCGGACAACGGCACCGAGCTCACCGTGCTGGACGACATCTCGTTCAACCTGTACGAGGGCGAGATCGTCGCGATCCTGGGCCGCTCCGGCGCCGGAAAGTCCACCTTCCTGCGCGCACTGGCCGGCCTGGTGCAGCCGACCAGCGGCACGGTCAAGTACCGAGGCCAGACGCTGAACGGCCCGAATCCCGGCGTGGCGCTGGTATTCCAGACCTTCGCGCTGATGCCGTGGCTGACCGTGCAGGACAACGTCGAGCTCGGGCTCGAGGCCCGGGGCGTGCCGCGCGCCCAGCGTGAGAAGCTGGCGCTGCAGGCCATCGACTCGATCGGCCTGGACGGCTTCGAATCCGCCTATCCGAAGGAGCTGTCCGGCGGCATGCGCCAGCGCGTCGGTATCGCGCGCGCACTCGTCCTGCGCCCGGACGCCCTGTTCATGGACGAGCCGTTCTCCGCGCTGGACGTGCTGACCGCCGAGAACCTGCGCCAGGAGGTGCTCAACCTGTGGTCCGGCGAGCAGCGGGCGATCAAGTCGGTGCTGATCGTCACGCACAACATCGAGGAGGCCGTGGAGATGGCGGACCGCGTGGTGGTCCTCGGCTCGCATCCCGGGCGCCTGATCGCCAACGTGCGGGTCGACCTGCCCCGCCCGCGCGACCGCCACAGCGTCGAATTCGAGGCGATGGTCGACAAGCTGTACACGATCCTGACCGGCCAAGAGGCCTCTTCCACGGCCGCCGACGCGCAGGCGACGAGCGTCTCCGGGCCGGCCGCTCCGGGCCAGGAGACCGCGTCCGCCGCATCGCCTGCCGCGGCGGCGGCTGCCGGCGCGGCGGACGCCCTGTTCCCCGCATCGGCCAGGTCGACGGCGAAGGACCGCCCGCTGCCCAACGCCACGCCGGGCGGGCTGGCCGGCCTGCTGGACGTGATCGCCGAATACCCGAAGGGCATCGATCTGGCCGATCTGGCCTCGGATCTGTCGTTCGAGGTGGACGACCTGTTCCCGCTCGTGGACGCCGGCACGCTGCTGCACGTCATCTCGGTGCGCGACGGCCGCGCGCATATCACCGAGGCGGGCGACGCCTGGCACGGCGCCGACATCCTACGGGCCAAGCAGGTGTTCGCCAGCCTGACGATGGAGCATGTGCCGCTGGTGCGCAACATCACCAACGCGCTGCGCCGCGCGAACGACGGCAAGCTGCGCGGCGAGCTGATCCTCGACCTGCTGCGCTCGAAGCACGGCGACGACGAGGCTCACCAGCAGTTCGCCATCGCCGTGGAGTGGGGCCGTTACGGCGAATTGTTCGACTATGACGCCGACGACGATCTGCTGACGCTCGACGAGGCGGCAAAGTAG
- a CDS encoding DUF1893 domain-containing protein yields MDDLERAKAALFADDAFGCVACRSDETLNGSGHGVRPLLQWLSSGRSLAGFSAADRVVGKAAALLYARLGVEAVYARIMSEEGLAMLQLYGIASSYEQLVPMILNRSGDGMCPIERSVQAIVDPVAAVPAIRAAVARLMAGR; encoded by the coding sequence ATGGATGATCTGGAGCGTGCGAAGGCGGCGCTGTTCGCCGACGATGCGTTCGGCTGCGTGGCGTGCCGGTCCGACGAGACGCTGAACGGCAGCGGCCACGGCGTGCGGCCGCTGCTGCAATGGCTGTCGTCCGGCCGGAGCCTCGCCGGATTCTCGGCCGCCGACCGCGTGGTCGGCAAGGCCGCGGCGCTGCTCTACGCCCGGCTCGGAGTGGAGGCCGTCTATGCGCGGATCATGAGCGAGGAGGGCCTCGCCATGCTGCAGCTTTACGGCATCGCGTCCTCGTACGAACAGCTGGTGCCCATGATCCTCAACCGTTCCGGCGACGGCATGTGCCCGATCGAACGGTCCGTGCAGGCCATCGTCGATCCGGTGGCCGCCGTGCCGGCCATCCGCGCCGCCGTGGCTAGGCTGATGGCCGGCCGGTGA
- a CDS encoding ECF transporter S component, whose protein sequence is MSSSSSTASAHALPSAAVQSVAAVLAVAGAVALPQIFHVTGALFGVGTGLGEMLLPMHMPVLLVGLLTGPYAGLVAGALSPLVSAAMTGMPGAAMVPFMVIELASYGLFAGLLRGVELPKAIRAPWLVKVLIAQIAGRAVRAVAIVVAVTVLGRTAIGVATIWTSIAVGLPGLVLQWLAIPAIMVAVERSRK, encoded by the coding sequence ATGTCGTCATCGTCTTCAACCGCATCAGCCCACGCCCTGCCTTCCGCAGCGGTCCAGTCGGTCGCCGCGGTCCTTGCGGTGGCCGGGGCCGTGGCGCTGCCGCAGATCTTCCATGTGACCGGCGCGCTGTTCGGCGTCGGCACGGGGCTGGGCGAAATGCTGTTGCCCATGCATATGCCGGTGCTGTTGGTCGGCCTGCTGACCGGCCCCTATGCCGGCCTTGTCGCCGGGGCGCTCAGTCCGCTGGTGAGCGCCGCCATGACCGGCATGCCCGGCGCCGCGATGGTGCCGTTCATGGTGATCGAGCTGGCCTCCTACGGCCTGTTCGCCGGCCTGCTGCGCGGCGTGGAGCTGCCGAAGGCGATCCGCGCGCCGTGGCTGGTCAAGGTGCTGATCGCGCAGATCGCCGGGCGGGCCGTGCGCGCCGTGGCGATCGTGGTCGCCGTGACCGTGCTGGGACGCACCGCGATCGGCGTCGCCACGATCTGGACGAGCATCGCCGTCGGCCTGCCGGGGCTGGTGCTGCAGTGGCTGGCGATCCCCGCGATCATGGTTGCCGTCGAGCGTTCCCGCAAGTGA
- a CDS encoding ABC transporter permease, which yields MTMFSIHAATLGGGTPEDRKTGPVTLGRRILSDIIVAAGIVAMFGLIAWLLPALGEPIGPSGIPSTVSTDLSNLPYYALRSVFRMFVALFFSLIFTFVYGLAAARCRRLSRVLIPLLDILQSVPILGFLSATITIWLVLFPGSMLGVEAASIFAIFTSQAWNMAFSFHRSLTSEPRELDEAARSLGLTRWQRFWTLDVPNSMIPLLWNAMMSVGGGWFFLTASEMISVNNRTYALPGIGSFVAQAADEENLGAIGWAIVTMIAVVLLIDVLLWKPLTAWAEKFRITQSQSAAPKTSAVLTIIRQSHIDDLFVRLFRPLGDLLVRVTRPLGRTGSRWTHESSTRSRVADVVFSVAVGVLIVIGVAQMLIVIHRDAGFGELGRALGLGMLTFLRVMLLTVVCSVVWVPIGALIGMNPKISRFLQPIVQVLASFPSNFTFPFVTMWFVLCSIDINWGSILLMSLGTQWYILFNVIAGASQIPDDLREMTRSFRLDWRQRWRTLILPSVFGAWCTGGITAAGGAWNASIVSEIVSYGKHTLSADGLGAYIAQATENGDTVRTVIGVAVMSVFVVAVNRLFWNPLQRLADRRFSLN from the coding sequence ATGACCATGTTTTCCATCCACGCCGCCACGCTCGGCGGCGGCACGCCCGAGGATCGCAAGACCGGACCGGTCACGCTCGGGCGTCGCATCCTTTCCGACATCATCGTCGCCGCAGGCATCGTGGCGATGTTCGGCCTGATCGCCTGGCTGCTGCCCGCGCTCGGCGAGCCGATCGGACCGAGCGGCATCCCCTCCACCGTGTCGACCGATCTGTCGAATCTGCCGTATTACGCGCTGCGCTCGGTGTTCCGCATGTTCGTGGCGCTGTTCTTCTCCCTGATCTTCACCTTCGTGTACGGGCTCGCCGCGGCCCGCTGCCGCAGGCTGTCCCGCGTGCTGATCCCGCTGCTCGACATCCTGCAGTCGGTGCCGATCCTCGGCTTCCTGTCCGCCACCATCACGATCTGGCTGGTGCTGTTCCCCGGATCGATGCTCGGCGTGGAGGCCGCCTCCATCTTCGCCATCTTCACCAGCCAGGCGTGGAACATGGCGTTCTCGTTCCACCGCTCGCTCACCAGCGAGCCGCGGGAGCTCGACGAGGCCGCCCGCTCGCTCGGGCTGACGCGCTGGCAGCGCTTCTGGACGCTCGACGTGCCCAACTCGATGATCCCGCTGCTGTGGAACGCGATGATGAGCGTCGGCGGCGGGTGGTTCTTCCTGACCGCCTCCGAGATGATCTCGGTGAACAACCGCACGTACGCGCTGCCGGGCATCGGCAGCTTCGTGGCGCAGGCCGCCGACGAGGAGAATCTGGGGGCGATCGGCTGGGCCATCGTCACGATGATCGCCGTGGTGCTGCTGATCGACGTGCTGCTGTGGAAGCCGCTGACCGCCTGGGCGGAGAAGTTCAGGATCACGCAGAGCCAGTCCGCCGCGCCCAAGACCAGCGCGGTGCTGACGATCATCCGGCAGTCGCATATCGACGACCTGTTCGTGCGGCTGTTCCGCCCGCTCGGCGACCTGCTCGTCCGCGTCACGCGGCCGCTCGGCCGCACCGGCAGCCGGTGGACGCATGAATCGTCCACGCGCAGCCGCGTCGCCGACGTCGTGTTCTCGGTGGCCGTCGGCGTGCTGATCGTGATCGGGGTGGCGCAGATGCTGATCGTCATCCACCGCGACGCGGGATTCGGCGAGCTGGGGCGCGCCCTGGGCCTCGGCATGCTGACCTTCCTGCGCGTGATGCTGCTGACCGTCGTCTGCTCGGTGGTATGGGTCCCGATCGGCGCGTTGATCGGCATGAACCCGAAGATCTCGCGCTTCCTGCAGCCGATCGTGCAGGTGCTGGCCAGCTTCCCGTCGAACTTCACGTTCCCGTTCGTCACCATGTGGTTCGTGCTGTGCAGCATCGACATCAACTGGGGCAGCATCCTGCTCATGTCGCTCGGCACGCAGTGGTACATCCTGTTCAACGTCATCGCCGGGGCGAGCCAGATCCCCGACGACCTGCGTGAAATGACCCGCAGCTTCCGGCTCGACTGGCGGCAGCGCTGGCGTACCCTGATCCTGCCGTCGGTGTTCGGCGCATGGTGCACGGGCGGCATCACGGCGGCCGGCGGGGCGTGGAACGCGTCGATCGTCTCCGAAATCGTCTCGTACGGCAAGCACACGCTGAGCGCGGACGGCCTTGGCGCGTACATCGCGCAGGCGACCGAAAACGGCGACACCGTGCGCACCGTCATCGGCGTCGCGGTGATGAGCGTCTTCGTCGTCGCCGTCAACCGGCTGTTCTGGAACCCGCTGCAGCGGCTCGCCGACCGTCGCTTCTCGCTGAACTAG
- a CDS encoding xylulokinase — MATTHNDAEQVATIAEKIRAGKTSLGIEFGSTRIKAVLIDDTYTTIASGDYGWASHLEDGLWSYSVDEIWGGLQTAYASMANDVETAYGEKLTKIGHIGFSAMMHGYLAFDEAGELLVPFRTWQNTNTSEAHKKLSELFQYNIPERWSIAHLYQAVLNKEEHVSKVAYFTTLAGYVHWKLTGKKVLGVGDASGMFPIDPTTHTYETAFIEQFDALPEVAAQPWKLENLLPEPLVAGTPAGELTAEGAKLLDPSGTLQPGIVLAPPEGDAGTGMVATNSVRVRTGNVSAGTSIFAMVVLEHKLKALHPEVDLVTTPAGDLAGMSHANNFTSDLNAWVGLFGQFAAALGSPVDAGTLYGTLFRAAIADDVDSNCGGLLNYPFRSGEFLAGLPEGRPLFARSPEANMTLGNFMRAQLFSAFSPVKIGMDVMTKDEHVQVDSLVGHGGIFTTPKVAQKILAAAFNTPIKVMSTAAEGGAWGMAVLADYLWNTNEDHTNLADFLDGCVFKDAQSTTETPDASDVVGFENFFARFSKGLPIEHAAIEAIDLEDK, encoded by the coding sequence ATGGCAACAACGCACAATGACGCCGAACAGGTCGCAACGATCGCCGAGAAGATCCGCGCGGGCAAGACCTCGCTTGGCATCGAATTCGGATCCACGCGCATCAAGGCCGTGCTGATCGACGACACCTACACCACCATCGCCTCCGGCGATTACGGCTGGGCCAGCCATCTGGAGGACGGGCTGTGGAGCTACTCCGTCGACGAGATCTGGGGCGGCCTGCAGACCGCCTACGCGTCGATGGCGAACGACGTGGAGACCGCGTACGGCGAGAAGCTCACCAAGATCGGCCACATCGGCTTCTCCGCCATGATGCACGGCTATCTGGCCTTCGACGAGGCCGGCGAGCTGCTGGTGCCGTTCCGCACCTGGCAGAACACCAACACCTCCGAGGCGCACAAGAAGCTCTCCGAGCTGTTCCAGTACAACATCCCCGAGCGCTGGTCCATCGCGCACCTGTACCAGGCCGTGCTCAACAAGGAGGAGCACGTCTCCAAGGTCGCGTACTTCACCACGCTGGCCGGCTACGTGCACTGGAAGCTCACTGGCAAGAAGGTCCTCGGCGTCGGCGATGCCTCCGGCATGTTCCCGATCGATCCGACCACCCACACTTACGAGACCGCGTTCATCGAGCAGTTCGACGCGCTGCCCGAAGTCGCCGCCCAGCCGTGGAAGCTGGAGAACCTGCTGCCCGAGCCGCTGGTCGCCGGCACCCCGGCCGGCGAACTGACCGCCGAAGGCGCCAAGCTGCTCGACCCGAGCGGTACCCTGCAGCCGGGCATCGTGCTCGCCCCGCCCGAGGGCGACGCCGGCACCGGCATGGTGGCCACGAACTCCGTGCGCGTGCGCACCGGCAACGTCTCCGCCGGCACCTCCATCTTCGCCATGGTAGTCCTGGAGCACAAGCTCAAGGCCCTGCACCCCGAAGTCGATCTGGTCACCACCCCGGCCGGCGATCTGGCGGGCATGAGCCACGCGAACAACTTCACCTCCGACCTCAACGCGTGGGTCGGCCTGTTCGGCCAGTTCGCGGCCGCGCTTGGCAGCCCGGTCGACGCCGGCACGCTGTACGGCACCCTGTTCCGCGCGGCCATCGCCGACGACGTGGACTCCAACTGCGGCGGCCTGCTCAACTACCCGTTCCGCTCCGGCGAGTTCCTGGCCGGGCTTCCCGAAGGCCGCCCGCTGTTCGCCCGCAGCCCCGAGGCCAACATGACCCTCGGCAACTTCATGCGCGCGCAGCTGTTCTCCGCGTTCTCGCCGGTCAAGATCGGCATGGACGTGATGACCAAGGACGAGCATGTGCAGGTGGATTCGCTGGTCGGACACGGCGGCATCTTCACCACCCCGAAGGTGGCCCAGAAGATCCTGGCCGCCGCGTTCAACACCCCGATCAAGGTGATGTCCACCGCGGCCGAAGGCGGCGCCTGGGGCATGGCGGTGCTCGCCGACTACCTGTGGAACACCAACGAGGACCACACCAACCTCGCCGACTTCCTCGACGGCTGCGTGTTCAAGGACGCGCAGTCCACCACGGAGACGCCGGACGCCTCCGACGTGGTCGGCTTCGAGAACTTCTTCGCGCGCTTCTCCAAGGGCCTGCCCATCGAGCATGCCGCCATCGAGGCCATCGACCTCGAGGACAAGTAG
- the rplS gene encoding 50S ribosomal protein L19: MVNAVEAFDAKHLKPAEEIPAFRPGDTVDVNVKIKEGNNSRIQTFTGVVIARHGAGVRETFVVRKISFGTGVERRFPLHSPAIDSIKLVRRGRVRRAKLYYLRALRGKAARIVERRDNSAK; this comes from the coding sequence ATGGTTAACGCTGTTGAGGCATTTGACGCCAAGCACCTCAAGCCGGCCGAGGAGATCCCGGCCTTCCGTCCCGGCGACACCGTCGACGTGAACGTGAAGATCAAGGAAGGCAACAACTCCCGTATCCAGACCTTCACTGGTGTGGTCATCGCCCGTCACGGCGCCGGTGTGCGCGAGACCTTCGTGGTCCGCAAGATCAGCTTCGGCACTGGTGTCGAGCGTCGCTTCCCGCTGCACTCCCCGGCCATCGACTCCATCAAGCTGGTGCGTCGTGGTCGCGTGCGCCGCGCGAAGCTGTACTACCTGCGCGCCCTGCGCGGCAAGGCCGCTCGTATTGTCGAGCGTCGCGACAACTCCGCCAAGTGA